A region from the Acanthopagrus latus isolate v.2019 chromosome 8, fAcaLat1.1, whole genome shotgun sequence genome encodes:
- the syt1b gene encoding synaptotagmin-1b, whose product MTGNHRAAPSRRGTPATPTHLPNATTPPDQKQSEGQHPNKFMSELHSIHMPSWAVAALCIVTLCAVLSCAVCVWKKCLKKKDKDKEKDKKKGKEKSKGDFDTEMDEGFNKPLKDEGSKETELSHNEHKEVEKLGRLHFTLDYNFTENTLVVGILQAAELPAMDVGGSSDPYVKLYLLPDKKKKFETKVHRKTLEPNFNETFTFKVPYTELGGKTLVMTVYDFDRFSKHDAIGAVKIPMSSVDFSQSLQEWRDLQRAEKEESEKLGDICLSLRYVPTAGKLTVVILEAKNLKKMDVGGLSDPYAKIHLMQNGKRLKKKKTTIKKNTLNPYYNESFSFEVPCEQIEKVQIAVTVLDYDKIGKNDAIGKVLLGGNSAGTEQCHWADMLANPRRPIAQWHSLKPEDEVNVLISNKK is encoded by the exons ATGACTGGGAACCACCGAGCAGCCCCATCCAGGAGGGGCACCCCGGCTACTCCAACCCACTTGCCAAATGCAACAACCCCGCCAGACCAAAAACAATCTGAAGGCCAACATCCCAACAAATTCATGAGTGAACTGCACAGCATCCACA TGCCATCATGGGCTGTTGCTGCCCTCTGCATCGTGACTTTGTGCGCGGTGTTGTcgtgtgccgtgtgtgtgtggaagaagtgcttgaaaaagaaagacaaggacaaagaaaaggacaagaaaaagggaaaagagaagaGCAAGGGAGACTTTGACACTGAAATGGATGAAGGTTTCAACAAG cCGCTGAAAGATGAAGGCAGCAAAGAAACAGAGCTGTCACATAATGAGCATAAGGAGGTGGAGAAGTTGGGCAGGCTTCACTTCACATTAGACTACAACTTCACAGAGAATACG CTGGTAGTCGGCATCTTGCAGGCTGCTGAACTTCCCGCGATGGATGTGGGAGGCAGCTCTGACCCTTACGTTAAACTCTATCTGCTcccagacaaaaagaaaaagtttgaaaCCAAAGTTCATAGGAAAACCCTTGAACCGAACTTCAATGAGACTTTCACATTTAAG GTACCGTACACTGAGCTGGGCGGGAAGACGCTGGTGATGACTGTGTACGACTTCGACCGTTTCTCAAAGCACGATGCCATCGGAGCTGTGAAGATACCGATGAGCAGCGTGGACTTCAGCCAGTCTCTGCAGGAGTGGAGGGATCTGCAGagggcagagaaagaggag agTGAGAAGCTTGGAGACATATGTTTGTCCTTGAGGTACGTGCCTACTGCCGGGAAGCTGACGGTAGTGATTCTGGAGGCCAAAAACCTGAAGAAAATGGATGTTGGTGGATTATCAG ACCCTTATGCGAAGATCCACTTAATGCAGAATGGGAAAAGactcaagaagaagaaaacaacgATAAAGAAGAACACTTTGAACCCTTACTACAACGAGTCTTTCAGCTTTGAAGTGCCATGTGAACAAATAGAG aAGGTGCAGATAGCAGTGACTGTGCTGGACTATGATAAGATTGGGAAGAATGATGCCATCGGGAAGGTGCTGCTGGGAGGTAACAGCGCCGGGACTGAGCAATGCCACTGGGCAGACATGCTGGCGAACCCAAGGAGGCCAATAGCCCAGTGGCACAGCCTCAAACCAGAGGATGAAGTCAACGTGCTGATTTCCAACAAGAAATGA
- the cd9a gene encoding CD9 molecule a isoform X1 translates to MAALSGGEMCIKYLMFAFNLVFWLAGTAVFAIGLWLRLDPKTKGLFEGSDSPYVFYTGVYILIGAGALMMVVGFLGCCGAIQESPCMLGLFFFFLLIIFAVEVAAGIWGFSNQSKVVNDITNFYMQTYKNYQMTGDERLKDTLRLIQKGLNCCGPTGTVADSAKDTCPKGEPLEELITKSCPDAIDEVFDSKLHIIGGVGIAIGVVMVFGMIFSMLLCCAIRKSREVV, encoded by the exons ATGGCTGCGCTGTCGGGAGGAGAGATGTGCATCAAATACCTGATGTTCGCCTTCAACCTGGTGTTCTGG cttgCTGGCACCGCTGTCTTTGCCATAGGCCTGTGGCTGAGATTAGACCCAAAGACCAAAGGCCTGTTTGAAGGATCAGACTCTCCGTATGTGTTTTACACAG gtgtgtacATCCTGATAGGAGCTGGAGcactgatgatggtggtggGTTTTCTGGGATGTTGTGGGGCCATCCAGGAGTCCCCCTGTATGCTCGGACTG ttcttcttcttcctgcttaTCATTTTTGCCGTCGAGGTCGCAGCCGGAATCTGGGGATTTTCCAACCAAAGCAAG GTGGTGAACGACATCACAAACTTCTACATGCAGACGTACAAGAACTACCAGATGACAGGAGATGAACGCCTCAAAGACACACTGCGGTTGATCCAAAAAGGG ctgaaCTGTTGCGGACCAACTGGCACAGTAGCAGATTCCGCCAAAGACACCTGTCCTAAGGGCGAGCCACTTGAGGAGCTCATTACTAAG AGCTGTCCAGACGCTATTGATGAGGTGTTTGACTCCAAGCTACACATCATAGGTGGAGTGGGCATCGCCATCGGGGTTGTTATG GTGTTTGGGATGATCTTTAGCATGCTCCTGTGCTGTGCCATCAGGAAGTCTCGGGAAGTGGTGTGA
- the cd9a gene encoding CD9 molecule a isoform X2: MAVAGGIQCVKYLMFAFNLVFWLAGTAVFAIGLWLRLDPKTKGLFEGSDSPYVFYTGVYILIGAGALMMVVGFLGCCGAIQESPCMLGLFFFFLLIIFAVEVAAGIWGFSNQSKVVNDITNFYMQTYKNYQMTGDERLKDTLRLIQKGLNCCGPTGTVADSAKDTCPKGEPLEELITKSCPDAIDEVFDSKLHIIGGVGIAIGVVMVFGMIFSMLLCCAIRKSREVV; this comes from the exons ATGGCTGTCGCTGGGGGAATCCAGTGTGTGAAATATCTCATGTTTGCCTTCAACCTTGTCTTCTGG cttgCTGGCACCGCTGTCTTTGCCATAGGCCTGTGGCTGAGATTAGACCCAAAGACCAAAGGCCTGTTTGAAGGATCAGACTCTCCGTATGTGTTTTACACAG gtgtgtacATCCTGATAGGAGCTGGAGcactgatgatggtggtggGTTTTCTGGGATGTTGTGGGGCCATCCAGGAGTCCCCCTGTATGCTCGGACTG ttcttcttcttcctgcttaTCATTTTTGCCGTCGAGGTCGCAGCCGGAATCTGGGGATTTTCCAACCAAAGCAAG GTGGTGAACGACATCACAAACTTCTACATGCAGACGTACAAGAACTACCAGATGACAGGAGATGAACGCCTCAAAGACACACTGCGGTTGATCCAAAAAGGG ctgaaCTGTTGCGGACCAACTGGCACAGTAGCAGATTCCGCCAAAGACACCTGTCCTAAGGGCGAGCCACTTGAGGAGCTCATTACTAAG AGCTGTCCAGACGCTATTGATGAGGTGTTTGACTCCAAGCTACACATCATAGGTGGAGTGGGCATCGCCATCGGGGTTGTTATG GTGTTTGGGATGATCTTTAGCATGCTCCTGTGCTGTGCCATCAGGAAGTCTCGGGAAGTGGTGTGA